The proteins below come from a single Tachypleus tridentatus isolate NWPU-2018 chromosome 13, ASM421037v1, whole genome shotgun sequence genomic window:
- the LOC143240587 gene encoding big defensin, with the protein MKGNIGIAVFYMLLLLLPTDSIGKKMEEEQEKLFRQKRNPLIPAIYIGATVGPSVWAYLVALVGAAAVTAANIRRASSDNHSCAGNRGWCRSKCFRHEYVDTYYSAVCGRYFCCRSR; encoded by the exons atGAAAGGAAACATCGGTATTGCTGTGTTCTACATGTTGTTACTTCTACTTCCAACAGACAGTATTGGGAAGAAGATGGAAGAAGAGCAAGAGAAACTTTTCAGAcaa AAACGAAATCCTCTAATTCCAGCAATTTACATTGGAGCAACTGTTGGGCCTTCAGTTTGGGCTTATCTGGTCGCTTTAGTTGGTGCCGCTGCCGTTACTGCTGCAAATATAAGACGAGCCT CTTCTGATAACCATTCCTGTGCTGGCAACAGAGGTTGGTGTAGGTCAAAGTGTTTCCGTCACGAATATGTGGACACTTACTACAGTGCTGTATGTGGAAGATACTTTTGCTGCAGATCACGCTAA